Proteins from a single region of Thermococcus sp. CX2:
- the hypE gene encoding hydrogenase expression/formation protein HypE: protein MKIKLEHGAGGEIMEELLRDVILKNLSLNSAGGIGLDALDDGATIPFGDKHVVFTIDGHTVRPIFFPGGDIGRLAISGTVNDLAVMGAQPIALANSMIIEEGFDGEDFIKILRSMDETAKEVPVPIVTGDTKVVEDDIGIFVITAGIGIAERPISDAGAKVGDVVLVSGTIGDHGIALMSHREGIAFETELKSDVAPVWEVVKSVADAIGWENIHAMKDPTRGGLSNALNEMARKANVGILIREADVPIRPEVRAASEMLGISPFDVANEGKVVMIVPKEHAEDALEAMRKTEKGRNAAIIGEVIEDYRGKVLVETGIGGKRFLEPPAGDPVPRVC from the coding sequence ATGAAAATCAAGCTCGAGCACGGTGCCGGTGGAGAAATAATGGAAGAGCTCCTGAGGGATGTGATACTGAAGAACCTGAGCCTCAATAGTGCGGGAGGAATAGGGCTGGACGCTTTAGACGACGGTGCAACGATACCCTTCGGGGATAAGCACGTCGTCTTCACTATCGACGGCCACACGGTTAGGCCCATATTCTTCCCTGGCGGCGATATAGGACGCCTGGCAATCAGCGGAACGGTCAACGATTTAGCCGTTATGGGGGCCCAGCCCATAGCCTTGGCAAACTCAATGATAATCGAGGAAGGCTTCGACGGTGAGGACTTCATTAAAATCCTCCGTTCGATGGACGAGACGGCAAAGGAAGTGCCCGTTCCAATAGTTACTGGCGACACCAAAGTTGTGGAGGACGACATAGGCATCTTCGTCATCACCGCAGGCATAGGAATAGCTGAGAGGCCGATAAGCGACGCTGGGGCCAAAGTGGGGGACGTTGTTTTAGTTAGCGGGACGATAGGAGACCACGGAATAGCCCTGATGAGCCACCGCGAGGGAATTGCCTTTGAGACCGAGCTGAAGAGTGACGTGGCGCCTGTTTGGGAAGTGGTTAAATCTGTGGCAGACGCAATAGGCTGGGAGAACATCCACGCCATGAAGGACCCGACGAGGGGTGGTTTAAGCAACGCCCTCAACGAGATGGCCAGAAAGGCCAACGTGGGCATACTCATCCGCGAGGCGGACGTGCCTATAAGGCCGGAGGTAAGGGCAGCCAGTGAGATGCTCGGAATAAGCCCCTTCGATGTGGCCAATGAGGGCAAGGTCGTGATGATAGTTCCAAAAGAGCACGCTGAGGATGCTCTTGAAGCGATGAGGAAGACGGAGAAAGGAAGGAACGCTGCCATAATCGGCGAGGTTATTGAAGACTACCGCGGAAAGGTCTTAGTTGAGACGGGCATAGGCGGAAAGAGGTTTTTGGAACCACCAGCTGGAGACCCGGTTCCGAGGGTCTGCTGA
- a CDS encoding cysteine desulfurase, with the protein MRIPDDVRKDIPLTSEVIYFDNTATSLTPKPVIEAMDEYYLRYRANVHRGVHRLSQMATHKYEESRKIVADFIGAKFEEIVFTKNTSESLNLVALGLEHLFKKGDRIVTTPYEHHSDLLPWQRLAKKLGLKLEFIEGDDEGNLDLSDAEKKIKGAKLVAVQHVSNALGVIHEVEELGKMAKDEGAIFVVDAAQSAGHMEVDVKKLHADFLAFSGHKGPMGPTGIGVLYIREEFFETFEPPFIGGGTIEDVSLDGYKLTEPPERFEAGTPNIGGAIGLAAGIRYIERIGLDRIEKQEYKLVKRTTEGLDELEIPWYGPRNLKKHAGVVSFNVPPLHPHDVAAILDDHDIMVRSGHHCALPVMKKLGINGTVRASFHVYNSIEEVETFLSVMEELVRNLRE; encoded by the coding sequence GTGAGGATTCCCGACGATGTTAGAAAGGACATACCCCTGACGAGCGAGGTTATCTACTTCGACAACACGGCGACTTCACTCACGCCGAAGCCCGTAATAGAGGCGATGGATGAGTACTACCTCAGGTACAGAGCAAACGTCCACAGGGGAGTTCACAGGCTCTCCCAGATGGCGACCCACAAGTACGAGGAGTCCAGAAAGATCGTGGCAGATTTCATCGGGGCAAAGTTCGAAGAGATAGTCTTTACAAAGAACACGAGCGAGAGCCTGAACCTGGTTGCGCTTGGCCTTGAGCATCTCTTCAAGAAGGGAGACAGAATCGTGACCACACCCTACGAGCACCACTCCGATTTACTGCCCTGGCAGCGTCTGGCCAAAAAACTGGGCCTCAAACTGGAGTTCATAGAGGGCGACGACGAGGGCAACCTCGATTTAAGTGATGCAGAAAAGAAGATAAAGGGAGCGAAGCTTGTCGCTGTTCAGCACGTCTCCAACGCTCTCGGTGTTATCCACGAGGTCGAGGAGCTCGGGAAGATGGCCAAGGATGAAGGCGCGATATTCGTAGTCGACGCCGCCCAGAGCGCCGGCCACATGGAGGTAGACGTCAAGAAGCTCCACGCCGATTTCCTGGCCTTCTCCGGTCACAAAGGCCCGATGGGGCCAACTGGAATAGGCGTGCTCTACATCAGGGAGGAGTTCTTTGAGACCTTCGAGCCGCCTTTCATTGGAGGCGGAACGATAGAGGACGTATCGCTCGACGGCTACAAGCTCACCGAGCCACCGGAGCGCTTCGAGGCCGGAACGCCAAACATCGGCGGTGCGATCGGTTTGGCCGCCGGAATCCGCTACATCGAGAGGATTGGACTGGACAGAATCGAGAAGCAGGAGTACAAGCTCGTTAAGAGGACCACCGAAGGCCTCGATGAGCTCGAGATTCCATGGTACGGGCCGCGCAATTTGAAAAAGCACGCAGGTGTTGTCAGCTTCAACGTGCCACCGCTTCATCCACACGACGTCGCGGCCATACTCGACGACCACGACATCATGGTTCGCTCGGGCCACCACTGTGCGCTGCCCGTGATGAAGAAACTGGGAATAAACGGGACGGTGAGGGCATCGTTCCACGTCTACAACAGCATTGAAGAGGTCGAGACCTTCCTGAGCGTTATGGAAGAGCTCGTGAGGAATCTCAGGGAGTGA
- a CDS encoding P-loop NTPase: MKILVSGKGGCGKSTITAMLGKYLEDKGYRVLIIDADESNPGLYRMLGLPKVKTLAEHLGGRRGAKILMAAEGKGELDEELFNWTLDDIPGEILARKGNLAVLTIGKIEEAEEGCACPYGFLARKLLEGINLDDNEVLIVDTEAGIEHFGRGIDRYVDVIVDVAEPSAESLELSKKIEGLAGSLGLKHVLVLNKALPGIEDKLPVKPDVVIPYDQRFIIESLEGREIRPVSQVEELWMKISG, encoded by the coding sequence ATGAAGATTCTCGTCAGCGGTAAAGGTGGCTGTGGGAAGAGCACCATAACGGCCATGCTCGGTAAATACTTGGAGGATAAGGGCTACAGGGTCCTGATAATCGACGCCGATGAATCTAACCCGGGTCTCTACAGGATGCTTGGATTGCCGAAGGTTAAGACTCTGGCTGAGCATCTGGGTGGCAGACGGGGAGCAAAGATTCTCATGGCGGCGGAGGGTAAGGGAGAGCTCGACGAGGAGCTCTTCAACTGGACCCTTGATGACATTCCGGGGGAAATACTCGCAAGGAAGGGCAACCTCGCCGTTCTGACCATAGGTAAGATAGAGGAAGCAGAAGAGGGCTGTGCCTGTCCCTACGGCTTCCTTGCCAGAAAGCTCCTTGAGGGTATAAATCTGGATGACAACGAGGTACTCATCGTTGATACTGAGGCTGGAATAGAGCACTTTGGAAGGGGTATTGACAGGTACGTTGACGTCATCGTAGACGTTGCCGAGCCTTCGGCCGAGTCTCTCGAACTGTCAAAGAAGATTGAGGGTCTGGCCGGGAGCCTCGGTCTCAAGCACGTCCTGGTTCTCAACAAGGCCCTGCCTGGCATAGAGGACAAGCTCCCCGTTAAACCCGATGTCGTTATACCCTATGACCAGCGCTTTATCATAGAAAGCCTTGAAGGCAGGGAGATCAGACCTGTTTCGCAGGTGGAGGAGCTGTGGATGAAAATAAGCGGATGA
- a CDS encoding ATP-NAD kinase family protein, with protein sequence MRIGLIINPIAGMGGRVALKGTDGVVEEAVRRGAKPIAKDIVRLFLGELSHYEESRSIEFLTGPDGLGEEVLEEFNFSFGVIRHRDVSYREISGLKLPDTTAEDTQKLAREMLGKVELIVFAGGDGTARDVYSAVGKEVPILGIPTGVKMYSGVFATSPENAAKIIVGLIRGNARIVEREVMDLDEEAYRHDEVKPRHYGKALVPCVETLVQGSKEATPLDEGEELEAIAEALAEEILESDGIYFLGAGSTIKRIKDNLGIDGTLLGVDVIEVKDGKARLLVKDAAEKDLLKFVDKNPKIVVTVIGGLGFLFGRGNQQFSAEVLRRIPKENIIVVALPSKIRDGIIRVYTGDRDVDEKLTGYIKVRVSPWMEKMVRVIKS encoded by the coding sequence ATGAGGATCGGTTTAATCATAAACCCCATAGCCGGAATGGGGGGCAGGGTGGCCCTGAAGGGAACTGATGGGGTTGTCGAAGAGGCTGTGAGGAGGGGGGCCAAGCCGATAGCTAAAGATATCGTGAGGCTTTTTCTTGGGGAGCTGTCTCATTACGAAGAGTCCCGTTCAATTGAGTTCCTCACAGGCCCGGATGGCCTCGGCGAAGAAGTGCTGGAGGAGTTCAATTTTTCCTTTGGTGTTATCAGGCATAGGGACGTTTCCTACCGTGAAATTAGCGGGCTCAAGCTCCCGGATACGACCGCAGAAGACACCCAAAAGCTCGCCAGGGAGATGCTCGGGAAAGTTGAACTTATCGTCTTTGCCGGTGGCGACGGAACGGCGAGGGACGTTTACTCCGCCGTTGGAAAGGAAGTCCCAATCCTCGGCATCCCGACAGGGGTGAAGATGTATTCTGGAGTATTCGCAACCTCACCAGAGAACGCAGCAAAGATTATCGTGGGGCTCATCAGAGGAAATGCTCGAATCGTCGAGAGAGAAGTTATGGACCTCGACGAAGAGGCCTACAGGCATGATGAAGTAAAGCCGAGACACTACGGCAAAGCCCTCGTTCCGTGTGTCGAGACCCTTGTGCAGGGGAGCAAGGAGGCCACCCCTCTGGATGAAGGAGAGGAGCTTGAAGCAATAGCCGAGGCATTGGCCGAGGAAATCCTCGAAAGCGATGGGATCTACTTCCTCGGTGCCGGCTCGACGATAAAACGCATCAAAGATAATCTTGGCATTGATGGAACCCTCCTAGGCGTGGACGTCATTGAAGTTAAGGACGGAAAGGCCCGGCTTCTTGTGAAGGATGCGGCTGAAAAAGACCTCCTTAAGTTCGTCGATAAGAACCCCAAGATAGTTGTTACCGTCATCGGCGGCCTCGGCTTCCTGTTCGGCAGGGGCAATCAGCAGTTCTCGGCGGAGGTGCTGAGGAGAATCCCCAAGGAGAATATAATCGTTGTGGCATTGCCCTCAAAGATACGGGACGGGATTATCAGGGTTTACACTGGTGACAGAGACGTGGACGAAAAGCTGACTGGCTACATAAAGGTGCGCGTGAGTCCGTGGATGGAGAAGATGGTGCGGGTCATAAAGAGCTGA
- a CDS encoding potassium channel family protein has product MCEYTYENGRKCRLKALEGSQYCALHIPYEEGERLFGDEIRHIKEETFLKRLKSGQTYFEGVYLYEVKISDFRAKKPIVFKNSHVKTLLFDDVSIPGLTFYNSSAGRIVVFGSEVGTLLVHGSRIFGLNILRVKFSNSIYIKDSSVRYFMLNSTEYIGKAEKGEEEYGERKTATGRIELANLRDVRRIGINVRYPLMKRLLEEHGIKISSSAERTVKATALVLRDVQFDQSARFKRQVRLSVRHFHGQIVLENLHVFGHAEVLGGRIKIPEFVHVTVMGNFIFRRVSFYGDATWNVTVLPHLPLELNVEGFVVVEECRFNNPRMSEIFYRIARTSWERNGDLERADEYYYLEMVAKRHARLTARVRGLKKALLKLEGIFEWLFADLTCKYGTDWKRPILLWLAAVNIFFPLLFFLTKSVQGLSGTMGFFDYEYFSVVTATTLGYGDYHPVGVGRAIASVEALFGMFMWAVFLTVFARKYMR; this is encoded by the coding sequence ATGTGCGAGTACACATATGAGAACGGTAGGAAGTGTAGACTAAAGGCTCTAGAAGGCTCCCAGTACTGTGCCCTCCACATACCGTACGAGGAAGGTGAGCGTTTATTTGGGGATGAAATAAGGCACATTAAGGAGGAGACGTTTCTGAAGAGGTTAAAGTCGGGCCAGACGTATTTTGAGGGTGTCTACCTCTACGAGGTCAAGATAAGCGATTTCAGGGCCAAGAAGCCGATAGTCTTCAAGAACTCTCACGTCAAGACGTTGCTCTTCGATGACGTGAGCATTCCTGGGCTGACCTTCTACAACTCTTCGGCTGGAAGGATTGTGGTCTTTGGGAGTGAAGTCGGAACGCTCCTCGTTCACGGCTCACGGATTTTCGGCCTCAACATTCTCCGCGTGAAATTTTCGAACTCGATATACATTAAGGACTCCAGCGTCCGCTACTTCATGCTGAATTCGACGGAGTACATCGGAAAGGCGGAGAAAGGTGAAGAGGAATACGGTGAGAGAAAAACAGCAACAGGAAGAATAGAACTAGCCAACCTGAGGGATGTACGGAGGATAGGCATAAACGTCCGGTATCCCCTCATGAAGCGTCTCCTCGAAGAGCACGGGATAAAGATCTCGAGTTCCGCGGAGAGAACCGTCAAAGCAACGGCCCTCGTCCTCAGGGACGTCCAGTTTGACCAGTCCGCGCGCTTTAAGAGGCAGGTCAGGCTGAGCGTGAGGCACTTCCACGGCCAGATTGTTCTCGAGAATCTCCACGTGTTCGGGCACGCGGAGGTGCTCGGTGGCAGAATAAAGATTCCTGAGTTCGTCCACGTCACCGTGATGGGGAACTTCATATTCCGGCGGGTTAGTTTCTACGGCGATGCAACCTGGAACGTAACCGTTCTCCCCCATCTGCCCCTTGAGCTCAACGTTGAGGGTTTTGTGGTCGTCGAGGAGTGCCGCTTCAACAACCCGAGGATGTCTGAGATATTCTACCGCATCGCCAGGACGAGCTGGGAGAGAAACGGGGACCTTGAACGTGCGGATGAATACTACTACCTTGAGATGGTCGCCAAGAGGCATGCGCGGCTAACTGCGAGGGTTAGGGGTCTTAAAAAGGCCCTCCTAAAGCTGGAGGGAATATTCGAGTGGCTCTTCGCTGACCTGACGTGCAAATATGGAACGGACTGGAAGCGGCCCATACTTCTGTGGCTTGCCGCAGTGAACATTTTCTTTCCCCTTCTGTTCTTCCTGACTAAGAGCGTCCAGGGCCTCAGTGGGACGATGGGGTTCTTTGACTATGAGTACTTCAGCGTTGTCACTGCAACGACCCTCGGCTATGGTGACTACCACCCGGTGGGAGTTGGTAGGGCTATTGCATCCGTCGAGGCACTATTCGGAATGTTCATGTGGGCTGTGTTCCTAACGGTCTTCGCGAGGAAGTACATGAGGTGA
- a CDS encoding radical SAM protein translates to MIAFGPVPSRRLGKSLGVNNIPDKVCSYACIYCQIGRTVRMEVERRPFYEPSFIFGEVRKKVEAAEERGERIDYITFVPDGEPTLDSNLGKEIELLKDLGIPLAVITNSSLIWREDVREELSQLNFVSLKLDAVSEPLWRRIDRPHKSLSLEKILNGMLEFRDGFDGTLVTETMLINLDYGNEFGKLAEFLKELRPDKAYIAIPTRPPAESWVRPADEETINRAFQAFAEVLGDEHVEYLIGYEGNAFAFSGNIEEDLLSITAVHPMREEAVRELLRRANADWDTVEKLLSAGLLIELDYNGRKFYMRSLRSRRKP, encoded by the coding sequence ATGATAGCCTTCGGTCCGGTCCCTTCGAGACGGTTAGGAAAGAGCCTCGGAGTGAACAATATTCCAGATAAAGTCTGCTCTTATGCCTGCATCTACTGTCAGATTGGGAGAACCGTTAGGATGGAGGTCGAGAGGAGGCCCTTCTACGAGCCCTCCTTCATATTCGGGGAGGTCCGCAAGAAGGTTGAGGCCGCCGAAGAGAGGGGCGAGAGAATCGACTATATAACCTTCGTGCCCGACGGCGAGCCGACCCTCGACTCTAACCTCGGGAAGGAAATAGAGCTTTTGAAAGACCTTGGAATTCCGCTCGCGGTAATCACGAACTCATCGCTAATATGGCGTGAGGACGTAAGGGAGGAACTGTCCCAGCTCAATTTCGTTTCGTTAAAGCTCGACGCCGTGAGTGAACCCCTCTGGAGGCGCATAGACAGGCCCCACAAGAGCCTGAGCCTTGAGAAAATACTCAATGGAATGCTTGAGTTTAGGGACGGCTTCGACGGAACCCTCGTTACTGAGACCATGCTCATCAACCTCGACTATGGAAACGAGTTTGGGAAGCTTGCCGAATTTTTGAAGGAACTTAGGCCGGATAAAGCTTACATAGCCATCCCCACGAGGCCACCGGCCGAGTCATGGGTAAGACCCGCTGATGAAGAGACAATAAACCGCGCATTCCAGGCATTCGCTGAAGTTCTCGGAGATGAACACGTTGAGTATCTTATCGGCTATGAAGGGAACGCTTTTGCATTCTCTGGGAACATTGAAGAGGATCTGCTGAGCATCACTGCCGTCCACCCAATGCGCGAAGAGGCAGTTAGGGAACTCCTTAGGAGGGCCAACGCCGACTGGGACACTGTTGAGAAGCTTTTGAGTGCGGGGCTGCTCATAGAACTGGACTACAACGGAAGGAAATTCTACATGCGTTCACTGAGGAGCAGGAGAAAACCTTAA
- a CDS encoding DUF4405 domain-containing protein yields the protein MSYKLRMWVSLTLFVLWLITGITGIILLIGPLAAQLGFNLPVDLADTLHTYLGFAFFGLSFVHIALNWSAMKAYFRKLRS from the coding sequence ATGAGCTATAAACTGAGGATGTGGGTCTCGCTGACGCTCTTCGTCCTGTGGCTGATTACGGGGATAACTGGAATTATTCTGCTCATTGGTCCTCTCGCGGCCCAGCTTGGGTTCAACCTGCCCGTTGATCTGGCGGATACGCTCCATACTTACCTTGGCTTCGCCTTCTTCGGGCTGTCATTCGTCCACATAGCCCTCAACTGGTCGGCGATGAAGGCTTACTTCAGGAAGCTCCGCTCGTGA
- a CDS encoding MFS transporter, translating to MSQRVSVAVRNTMVSNRYRYVPKMPRWFYSFVPFKVATGGSSALVSLYLLELGGNASTVGLTFALASLASMLGALFWGKLSDKTLRRKPFILLGFASVPVFLTLMAFVKTPAQLIAVNTVYAFFLASTLSVPIALVLRSVRKHNWDYGIGKFNEISGWGWVLGLVLGFGLSRFLTIPQLFVAFALLGLPSVFMAQRMIREVPIYVNRKAIRAFCNYVIEKARYFPSFILHTNFSLPNGLKRFYISFLLFWIAAGLYFPQVPVLLTESGYTRELIYLALIVNSTIAALNYTRVGMSMGENKEGTLRKGLLLRTGAFVAITAGALVSPALFPLAFASYALAGYSWTFIGVSSTAIVSEKAGEKENGRAMGTYNVISSAGYIAGSALGGYVVSAFGFGMTFGLGVALLGGSVLLLRR from the coding sequence ATGAGTCAGAGAGTTTCGGTTGCGGTTAGAAACACAATGGTCTCGAACCGCTACCGCTACGTTCCCAAGATGCCGCGGTGGTTTTACTCCTTCGTGCCCTTCAAGGTAGCCACTGGTGGGAGCTCAGCCCTGGTCAGCCTGTATCTCCTTGAGCTTGGCGGGAACGCCTCGACCGTTGGCTTAACTTTCGCCCTTGCTAGTTTAGCCTCAATGCTCGGCGCTTTATTCTGGGGAAAGCTCAGCGATAAGACCCTGAGAAGGAAGCCCTTTATACTGCTCGGCTTCGCGAGCGTGCCAGTTTTCCTAACGCTCATGGCATTCGTCAAAACACCGGCTCAGCTCATAGCTGTAAACACTGTCTACGCATTCTTCCTTGCATCGACGCTCTCCGTACCGATAGCCCTAGTTTTAAGGAGCGTCAGAAAGCACAACTGGGACTACGGCATAGGGAAGTTCAACGAGATAAGCGGCTGGGGCTGGGTGCTCGGTCTGGTTCTCGGCTTCGGCCTGTCAAGGTTTCTCACGATTCCCCAGCTGTTCGTGGCTTTCGCCCTCCTCGGCCTGCCATCGGTGTTCATGGCCCAAAGGATGATACGCGAGGTCCCGATATACGTCAACAGGAAGGCGATACGGGCCTTCTGCAACTACGTTATCGAGAAGGCTCGCTACTTCCCGAGCTTCATCCTCCACACCAACTTCAGCCTTCCAAATGGTCTGAAAAGGTTCTACATCTCGTTCCTGCTCTTCTGGATAGCGGCAGGACTGTATTTCCCACAGGTTCCCGTGCTCCTTACGGAGAGCGGCTACACGAGGGAGCTCATCTACCTTGCCCTGATCGTCAACTCCACCATAGCAGCCCTCAACTACACCCGCGTCGGAATGAGCATGGGTGAAAACAAGGAAGGAACACTCAGAAAAGGCCTCCTTCTCAGGACGGGGGCGTTCGTGGCAATCACTGCCGGCGCGCTGGTCTCTCCAGCACTGTTCCCTCTGGCGTTCGCCTCATACGCTCTGGCTGGCTACTCCTGGACCTTCATAGGCGTCTCATCGACGGCCATAGTTAGTGAAAAGGCCGGTGAAAAGGAAAATGGACGCGCCATGGGAACCTACAACGTGATAAGCTCAGCAGGGTACATAGCCGGGAGTGCCCTCGGCGGATATGTCGTCTCGGCCTTCGGCTTTGGCATGACCTTTGGCCTCGGAGTGGCCCTTTTGGGTGGGAGCGTGCTGCTGCTGAGAAGGTAA